Proteins found in one Subtercola endophyticus genomic segment:
- a CDS encoding metal ABC transporter solute-binding protein, Zn/Mn family, which yields MLTRLSLPSAVLVSAALLAGLAGCAGASATAETGGSPGATISVVASTDVYGDIAAQIGGDRVSVTSLIDDPNKDPHEYQASGQNQLAVSKADIVIENGAGYDDFIDSMRSSAKNPDVVVLNAAKLSGFDLEPADGDFNEHLWYDFATVQKVSTALTDALSRIDPSDAATFAANAATFASGLDGLTATESDLKVTAAGRGVLITEPVPLYMLAAIGMVNRTPEAFSRAVENDSDAPPDVLAATTGLLAAHQVAILVYNSQTSGAQTDAVLAAAAAASIPVVPVTETLPAGDTYLSWMTQNLAALKVALTT from the coding sequence GTGCTCACCCGACTCTCCCTCCCTTCAGCTGTTCTGGTCTCTGCCGCGCTTCTGGCCGGGCTGGCCGGCTGCGCTGGTGCCTCTGCCACGGCCGAGACAGGCGGCAGCCCCGGCGCGACCATCAGCGTCGTGGCCTCGACCGACGTCTACGGTGACATCGCCGCTCAGATCGGCGGCGATCGGGTCTCGGTCACGTCGCTCATCGACGATCCGAACAAAGACCCGCACGAATACCAGGCGAGCGGCCAGAACCAGCTTGCGGTCTCGAAAGCTGACATCGTCATCGAGAACGGTGCCGGGTACGACGACTTCATCGACTCGATGCGCTCGAGCGCGAAGAACCCCGACGTGGTCGTGCTGAACGCTGCGAAGCTCTCTGGCTTCGATCTCGAACCTGCCGACGGAGACTTCAACGAGCACCTCTGGTACGACTTTGCGACCGTGCAGAAGGTTTCGACCGCTCTCACCGACGCACTCAGCCGAATCGACCCGAGCGACGCCGCGACGTTCGCCGCAAACGCCGCGACGTTCGCCTCGGGGCTCGATGGGCTGACGGCCACCGAGTCAGACCTGAAGGTCACCGCGGCAGGCCGAGGCGTTCTCATCACCGAGCCGGTACCGCTTTACATGCTCGCCGCGATCGGCATGGTGAACCGAACACCCGAGGCCTTCAGCAGGGCCGTCGAAAACGACTCCGATGCTCCGCCCGACGTTCTGGCGGCGACGACCGGCCTGCTTGCCGCGCACCAGGTCGCGATTCTCGTCTACAACTCGCAGACCAGCGGTGCACAGACCGACGCCGTGCTCGCCGCGGCCGCGGCGGCGTCGATTCCCGTCGTGCCGGTGACCGAGACCCTGCCCGCCGGCGACACCTACCTCTCGTGGATGACGCAGAACCTCGCCGCCCTGAAAGTTGCTCTGACCACATGA
- a CDS encoding Fur family transcriptional regulator: MQRNTWQREAVRSALDTQMGFVSAQSLHSKLRGSGSHIGLATVYRALGDLASEGQADSLQSPEGENLYRACSTGHHHHLICRSCGLAVEIEADDVEAWAKKVASLHGFTQAEHVVDVFGYCSSCVAPSPETAANPVSARK, encoded by the coding sequence ATGCAACGCAACACGTGGCAGCGCGAAGCCGTGCGTTCTGCCCTCGATACACAGATGGGCTTCGTCAGCGCTCAGAGTCTGCATTCGAAATTGCGGGGTTCAGGATCGCACATCGGTCTCGCTACGGTCTACCGCGCGCTGGGAGACCTGGCGAGCGAGGGTCAGGCCGATTCGTTGCAGTCGCCCGAGGGTGAGAACCTCTACCGCGCGTGCTCGACCGGGCATCACCATCACTTGATCTGCCGCAGTTGTGGCCTCGCCGTCGAGATCGAGGCAGACGACGTCGAAGCGTGGGCGAAAAAGGTCGCCAGCCTGCACGGTTTCACGCAGGCGGAGCATGTCGTCGACGTGTTCGGATACTGTTCATCGTGTGTGGCGCCGTCGCCCGAAACGGCTGCGAACCCCGTCAGCGCGCGGAAGTAG
- the rpmB gene encoding 50S ribosomal protein L28: MAAVCQVTGAVPGFGHNISHSHRRTKRRFDPNVQKKTYYVPSLRRNVNLTLSAKGIKVIDARGIEAVVKEIQARGVKL, from the coding sequence ATGGCCGCAGTGTGCCAGGTGACCGGAGCCGTTCCTGGCTTCGGGCACAACATTTCGCACTCGCACCGACGCACCAAGCGTCGTTTCGACCCGAATGTACAGAAGAAGACCTACTACGTTCCGTCACTTCGACGCAACGTCAACCTGACGCTTTCGGCTAAGGGCATCAAGGTCATCGATGCTCGTGGCATCGAGGCCGTCGTCAAAGAGATCCAGGCACGCGGGGTGAAGCTCTAA
- the rpsN gene encoding 30S ribosomal protein S14, translating into MAKTSKIAKNEQRKVIVARWATKRLELKKALVDINGTDESREAARVGLQKLPRDASPVRVRNRDAVDGRPRGHLSNFGISRVRFREMAHRGELPGITKSSW; encoded by the coding sequence ATGGCTAAGACAAGCAAGATCGCAAAGAACGAGCAGCGCAAGGTCATTGTCGCTCGCTGGGCAACCAAGCGCCTGGAGCTGAAGAAGGCTCTCGTCGACATCAACGGAACCGACGAGTCGCGTGAAGCAGCTCGTGTCGGTCTGCAGAAGCTTCCCCGTGACGCTTCGCCGGTGCGCGTGCGCAACCGCGACGCTGTCGACGGCCGCCCCCGCGGTCACCTCTCGAACTTCGGCATCTCGCGTGTTCGTTTTCGTGAAATGGCTCACCGGGGCGAGTTGCCGGGCATTACGAAGTCAAGCTGGTAG
- the rpmG gene encoding 50S ribosomal protein L33, with translation MAKAQDVRPIIKLRSTAGTGYTYVTRKNRRNDPDRLVLKKYDPVIRKHVDFREER, from the coding sequence ATGGCAAAGGCACAAGACGTACGCCCGATCATCAAGCTCCGCTCGACCGCCGGAACCGGGTACACCTACGTGACCCGCAAGAACCGTCGTAACGACCCCGACCGCCTCGTGCTGAAGAAGTACGACCCGGTCATCCGCAAGCACGTCGACTTCAGAGAGGAGCGGTAA
- a CDS encoding HU family DNA-binding protein, producing MADKSLNKTELVAAVAAASGQTQTAVNEVLDSLFTTLADSVSNGVKVTIPGWLAVERTSRAARTGRNPQTGEAIQIAAGNSVKISAGSKLKAAVK from the coding sequence ATGGCTGATAAGTCACTCAACAAGACCGAGCTCGTCGCTGCCGTCGCCGCCGCGTCTGGCCAGACCCAGACCGCTGTCAACGAGGTGCTCGACTCCTTGTTCACCACTCTCGCCGACTCGGTGTCGAACGGCGTGAAGGTCACCATCCCGGGCTGGCTCGCCGTCGAGCGCACCTCGCGTGCCGCTCGCACCGGTCGCAACCCGCAAACCGGCGAGGCCATTCAGATCGCCGCCGGCAACTCGGTGAAGATCAGCGCAGGCAGCAAGCTCAAGGCTGCCGTCAAGTAG
- a CDS encoding metal ABC transporter permease, which produces MTGDLWSQIFNFDNYGELFVLLQNSIIAGAVLGVVGGLIGVFVMSRDMAFAVHGISELSFAGASAGLLFGVGVVEGSILGSLVAAAVIGLLGARARDRNSIIAVLMPFGLGLGILCLSLYPGRTANKFGLLTGQIVAVDDPRLNSLIAISIVVVIGLAVVWRPLMFASVDADVASARGIPTRFLSLYFMLLLGLAVAVSVQIVGSLLVLSILVTPAAAALRLSSSPVLVPLLSTIFAVVSLVGGIMLALGGSIPISPYVTTISFLIYVVCRVIGGRRSRRGNTGRTAAIMPVKG; this is translated from the coding sequence ATGACGGGCGACCTGTGGTCGCAGATCTTCAATTTCGACAACTACGGCGAACTTTTCGTACTGCTGCAGAACTCGATCATCGCTGGCGCCGTGCTCGGCGTCGTCGGCGGCCTGATCGGCGTTTTTGTGATGTCTCGCGACATGGCGTTCGCTGTGCACGGCATCAGTGAACTCTCGTTCGCCGGGGCATCCGCAGGTCTGCTCTTCGGCGTCGGGGTGGTGGAGGGTTCGATTCTGGGATCTCTGGTCGCGGCCGCCGTCATCGGCCTGCTGGGTGCTCGGGCCCGTGACCGCAACTCGATCATTGCCGTGCTGATGCCGTTCGGGCTGGGCCTCGGAATACTCTGTCTGTCGCTGTACCCCGGTCGCACCGCGAACAAATTCGGGTTGCTCACCGGCCAGATCGTGGCGGTCGACGACCCGCGGCTCAACTCGCTGATCGCCATCTCGATCGTCGTCGTGATCGGCCTCGCCGTCGTCTGGCGGCCACTGATGTTCGCGAGCGTCGATGCCGACGTTGCGTCGGCCCGCGGCATCCCGACGCGGTTTCTTTCGCTGTACTTCATGCTGCTGCTCGGGCTCGCTGTCGCGGTGTCAGTGCAGATCGTCGGCTCGCTGCTGGTCTTGTCGATTCTCGTCACCCCGGCCGCGGCCGCCCTGCGGCTGTCTTCGTCGCCCGTGCTGGTGCCCCTGCTCAGCACGATCTTCGCGGTGGTCTCGCTCGTGGGGGGCATCATGCTGGCTCTGGGCGGGTCGATTCCGATCAGCCCGTATGTCACGACCATCTCGTTTCTGATCTACGTGGTCTGTCGGGTCATCGGGGGGCGGCGAAGTCGGCGGGGCAATACAGGGCGAACCGCCGCCATAATGCCCGTGAAAGGCTAA
- a CDS encoding dihydrolipoamide acetyltransferase family protein, producing the protein MRESLFLLPDVGEGLTEAEIVTWRVAAGDTIEINQVIVEIETAKSLVELPSPYEGVVREILVGEGNTVEVGTPIIRVANEAEGGVEEAEIPQVVAEVAATVVHEPESLPGAVLVGYGSKGHVTSRRRSRLVPPVGLAAGTDVARAGLTATAPTSGAPVASRPVGHSSPVLTGLPIIAKPPIRKLAKDLDVSLAEVTPTGPIGDITREDVVRHASQAKVFHNVETPQWADVREERIPVKGVRKQIAKSMVTSAFTAPHVSLFVDVDATRTMEFVKRLKNSADFAGVKVSPLLIIAKAIIWAVRRNPMVNSAWTDREIIVRNYVNLGVAAATPRGLLVPNVKEAQAMTLLELASALESLTLTAREGRTSPTDMADGTITITNIGVFGMDTGTPILNPGEVAIVALGTIKQRPWVVDGEVRPRFVTTLGASFDHRVVDGDVASRFLADVAAIVEEPALLLD; encoded by the coding sequence ATGAGAGAATCACTGTTCTTACTTCCCGATGTCGGCGAGGGTCTGACCGAAGCCGAGATCGTCACGTGGCGGGTCGCGGCAGGCGACACCATCGAGATCAATCAGGTCATCGTCGAGATCGAGACCGCTAAGTCGCTCGTCGAGCTGCCCTCGCCCTACGAGGGTGTCGTGCGCGAGATTCTGGTGGGCGAAGGCAACACGGTCGAGGTCGGCACCCCGATCATCCGCGTCGCCAATGAGGCCGAGGGCGGCGTCGAAGAGGCCGAGATTCCGCAGGTCGTCGCCGAGGTTGCCGCGACGGTCGTGCACGAACCAGAAAGCCTGCCCGGCGCTGTTCTCGTGGGCTACGGCAGCAAAGGTCACGTCACGAGCCGCCGCCGATCGCGACTGGTTCCCCCGGTGGGTCTCGCGGCGGGCACCGACGTAGCTCGCGCAGGGCTCACCGCCACCGCTCCGACCTCGGGGGCACCGGTCGCTAGCCGCCCGGTCGGGCACTCGTCGCCGGTGCTCACCGGGCTGCCGATCATTGCGAAGCCGCCCATTCGCAAGCTGGCCAAAGACCTCGACGTCAGTCTGGCCGAAGTCACCCCGACCGGCCCGATCGGCGACATCACCCGTGAAGACGTGGTCAGGCACGCTTCGCAGGCCAAGGTGTTCCACAACGTCGAGACCCCGCAGTGGGCGGATGTTCGTGAAGAACGAATCCCGGTGAAGGGCGTTCGCAAGCAGATCGCCAAGTCGATGGTGACCAGCGCTTTCACCGCTCCGCACGTGAGTCTGTTCGTCGATGTCGACGCCACGCGCACCATGGAATTCGTGAAGCGGCTGAAGAACTCCGCCGACTTCGCAGGCGTCAAAGTGTCACCGCTCCTGATCATCGCGAAGGCCATCATCTGGGCGGTTCGGCGTAACCCGATGGTGAATTCGGCGTGGACCGATCGCGAGATCATCGTGCGCAATTACGTGAATCTCGGTGTAGCGGCGGCGACTCCGCGCGGGCTGCTCGTTCCGAATGTCAAAGAGGCGCAAGCGATGACGCTGCTCGAGCTCGCCTCTGCGCTGGAGTCGTTGACGCTGACCGCGCGCGAGGGCCGCACGAGCCCCACCGACATGGCCGACGGAACAATCACCATCACCAACATCGGCGTTTTCGGCATGGACACCGGCACGCCCATCCTGAACCCCGGCGAAGTGGCCATCGTCGCTCTCGGAACCATCAAACAGCGCCCGTGGGTCGTCGACGGCGAAGTGCGCCCCCGCTTCGTCACGACTCTCGGTGCCAGCTTCGATCACCGAGTGGTCGACGGCGACGTGGCGAGCCGCTTTCTGGCGGATGTCGCGGCCATCGTCGAAGAGCCGGCGCTCTTGCTCGACTAG
- a CDS encoding metal ABC transporter ATP-binding protein: protein MTAADSDNLLAGQPVLRLADASLAFGSRTLWSNLNLRVSAGEFIAVIGANGSGKTSLLKVILGQQELSSGTVEFLGAPVSRGNRRIGYIPQQKLADDGTPLRARDLVGLSLTGHRFGFPWPSRRRREQVDSLLDSVGATAYGNVSISHLSGGEQQRLRVGQALAGDPALLLCDEPLLSLDLNYQRAVSELIDAQRRERELGVLFVTHDINPVLGMVDRVLYLAGGRFRIGTPDEVLRSSVLSELYGSPVDVIRSQGRVIVVGTPDGPHEHPDAGDAA, encoded by the coding sequence ATGACCGCCGCCGACTCTGACAATCTGCTGGCCGGGCAGCCCGTTCTGCGGCTCGCCGACGCCTCACTCGCCTTCGGTTCACGCACGCTCTGGAGCAACCTGAACCTGCGGGTCTCGGCGGGAGAGTTCATCGCCGTCATCGGGGCGAACGGATCGGGCAAGACCAGCCTCTTGAAGGTCATTCTGGGGCAGCAAGAGCTTTCCAGCGGAACGGTCGAGTTTCTCGGGGCGCCCGTGTCGCGAGGCAACAGGCGTATCGGCTACATTCCTCAGCAGAAGCTCGCCGACGATGGAACGCCGCTTCGCGCGCGTGACCTGGTGGGTCTCAGCCTCACCGGGCATCGCTTCGGTTTTCCGTGGCCGTCGCGTCGCCGCCGTGAGCAGGTCGACTCGCTGCTCGACTCGGTGGGCGCCACCGCGTACGGCAACGTCTCCATCTCGCACCTCTCGGGAGGCGAGCAGCAGCGGCTGCGCGTCGGGCAAGCGCTCGCCGGTGACCCGGCGCTGTTGCTCTGCGACGAACCGCTGCTTTCGCTCGACCTCAACTATCAACGTGCCGTCAGCGAACTCATCGACGCTCAGCGGCGCGAACGCGAGCTGGGCGTGCTGTTCGTGACCCACGACATCAACCCCGTGCTGGGTATGGTCGATCGGGTGCTGTACCTGGCCGGCGGCCGCTTTCGCATCGGTACACCCGACGAGGTCTTGCGTTCGTCAGTGTTGAGTGAGCTCTACGGTTCGCCGGTCGACGTCATTCGTTCGCAGGGTCGTGTCATCGTGGTCGGAACGCCCGACGGCCCGCACGAGCATCCCGACGCCGGAGACGCAGCATGA
- a CDS encoding histidinol-phosphate transaminase, translating into MTAPDSPPIKLRPEIMALPPYRQGKAVEGGFKLSSNENPFPPLPGVLAAANEAAETLHRYPNGFAPELSARLAERFGVALEQVIVGAGSVSLLAQLVIAAAGAGDEVVYSWRSFEAYPLLPPMSGATSIQVPNLPDHRHDLPAMAAAVTDRTRLLIVCTPNNPTSTIVTKAEFADFMSQLPSDLLVILDEAYTEFVTDPDAVDGKELVGQYPNLVVLRTFSKAYGLAGLRIGYGIGPVSVIDAARSASIPLAVTNHAQLAAMASLDVEDELLERVGHIAALRTTIVQGLAEQGWQVPDPQGNFVWLPTGDFTDEAAAILVSHGIMARPFHPDGIRISIGERDSVEKLLSSTQEIVQNLSKRGLSQPIR; encoded by the coding sequence ATGACCGCGCCCGACTCACCCCCGATCAAACTGCGCCCGGAGATCATGGCCCTCCCTCCCTACCGGCAGGGTAAGGCGGTCGAAGGCGGGTTCAAGCTGTCGTCGAACGAGAATCCTTTTCCACCGCTGCCGGGCGTGCTCGCGGCTGCAAACGAAGCCGCCGAGACTCTGCACCGTTACCCGAACGGGTTCGCTCCCGAGTTGTCGGCCCGACTGGCCGAGCGGTTCGGCGTCGCGCTCGAGCAGGTCATCGTCGGTGCCGGGTCGGTCTCGTTGCTGGCCCAGCTCGTCATCGCCGCGGCGGGCGCCGGCGACGAAGTCGTCTACTCGTGGCGATCGTTCGAGGCGTACCCACTCTTGCCGCCGATGAGCGGGGCCACGAGCATCCAGGTGCCGAACCTGCCCGACCATCGGCATGACCTGCCTGCGATGGCGGCGGCGGTCACCGATCGAACCCGGCTCCTCATCGTCTGCACGCCGAACAACCCCACCAGCACCATCGTGACCAAGGCCGAGTTCGCGGACTTCATGTCGCAGTTGCCGAGCGACCTGCTCGTCATTCTCGATGAGGCATATACCGAGTTCGTGACCGATCCCGACGCGGTCGACGGCAAAGAACTGGTCGGGCAGTACCCGAACCTCGTCGTGCTGCGCACGTTCTCGAAGGCCTACGGGCTGGCCGGTCTGCGTATCGGGTACGGCATCGGCCCGGTCAGCGTGATCGACGCGGCGCGCAGCGCGAGCATTCCTCTGGCGGTCACGAATCACGCCCAGCTCGCCGCTATGGCCTCGCTCGATGTCGAAGACGAGCTCCTCGAACGCGTCGGCCACATTGCAGCTTTGCGCACCACCATCGTGCAGGGACTCGCCGAGCAGGGCTGGCAGGTTCCCGACCCGCAGGGCAACTTCGTCTGGCTGCCTACGGGTGATTTCACCGACGAGGCGGCCGCCATTCTGGTCAGTCACGGAATTATGGCCCGACCTTTTCACCCCGACGGAATCCGTATTTCGATCGGTGAGCGCGATTCAGTGGAGAAACTCCTGTCATCTACACAAGAGATTGTTCAGAACCTCTCAAAGAGAGGTCTCTCCCAGCCGATACGTTAG
- a CDS encoding alpha-ketoacid dehydrogenase subunit beta: MAASVEELPLAKALNAGLRAAMATDDRVLLMGEDIGTLGGVFRVTEGLQDEFGKKRVLDTPLAESGIVGTAIGLAMRGYRPVCEIQFDGFIFPAFDQITSQLAKLTNRTAGAVHMPVVIRVPYGGHIGAVEHHQESPEAYFAHTAGLRVVSPSTPNDAYWMIQEAIASDDPVMFFEPKSRYWPKGPVDFTSSAAPLHATRVVRTGTDVTLLAHGAMVSTLLQAAQVAADEGVSVEVLDLRSLSPVDFGPIISSVEKTGRLIVCQEAPGFVSVGSEIAATVAERAFFSLQSPVLRVSGFDTPYPASKIETFYLPDADRVLDAIDRSLAY, encoded by the coding sequence ATGGCCGCGTCAGTCGAAGAGCTGCCCCTCGCCAAAGCTCTGAACGCCGGCCTGCGCGCCGCGATGGCGACGGATGACCGTGTTCTGCTGATGGGCGAAGACATCGGTACCCTTGGCGGCGTTTTTCGCGTCACCGAGGGTCTGCAAGACGAGTTCGGAAAGAAGCGGGTGCTCGACACCCCGCTCGCCGAGTCCGGAATCGTCGGAACGGCGATCGGCCTCGCCATGCGTGGTTATCGGCCGGTCTGCGAGATTCAGTTCGACGGGTTCATCTTTCCCGCGTTCGACCAGATCACAAGCCAATTGGCCAAGCTGACGAACCGAACGGCAGGCGCCGTGCACATGCCCGTCGTCATTCGGGTGCCCTACGGCGGCCACATCGGTGCCGTCGAGCACCATCAGGAGAGCCCCGAAGCCTATTTCGCTCACACCGCGGGACTGCGAGTGGTGAGCCCGAGCACGCCGAACGACGCGTACTGGATGATTCAGGAAGCTATTGCTTCTGACGACCCGGTGATGTTCTTCGAGCCCAAGAGCCGATACTGGCCGAAGGGCCCTGTCGACTTCACGTCGAGCGCGGCACCGCTGCACGCGACCCGCGTGGTGCGCACCGGAACCGATGTGACGCTGCTCGCGCACGGGGCCATGGTCTCGACGCTCCTGCAGGCCGCCCAGGTCGCTGCCGACGAGGGAGTGAGCGTCGAGGTGCTCGACCTGCGATCGCTGAGCCCTGTCGACTTTGGCCCGATCATCTCGTCGGTCGAGAAGACCGGCCGTCTCATCGTCTGCCAAGAGGCACCGGGCTTTGTCAGCGTGGGGTCAGAGATTGCCGCTACGGTCGCTGAACGGGCGTTCTTCTCCCTCCAGTCGCCGGTGCTGCGTGTTTCGGGTTTCGATACGCCCTACCCGGCCTCGAAGATCGAGACGTTCTACCTGCCAGACGCCGACCGCGTGCTCGATGCGATCGACCGCTCACTCGCCTACTGA
- a CDS encoding thiamine pyrophosphate-dependent dehydrogenase E1 component subunit alpha, whose product MAERTPAVQFLSIDGKFAPNEAAEQYLPYLAHLTESDHQQFYRDMAITRRFDEECTNLQRQGQMGLWPPSHGQEAAQVGSARAARSQDVLFPTYREHAVALVRGVDILDIVQVMRGTSLGGWNPNDPKNGNFRNYTLVIGSQTLHATGYAMGVAFDGAVGTGDPEVDTAVMVYFGDGSTSQGDVSESFVFAASNQTPQVFFLQNNQWAISVPVSTQSRIPLYLRAQGFGIPSVQIDGNDVLASYAASKKHLDEARSGEGPAMIEALTYRIGAHTTSDDPTRYQTPEQLAHWVARDPIIRFESYLRSQGAPEQFFADTVVEANDFAADLRHRTLALEAPTLASMFENVYAEPHPLTSDQLAWLDAYELSLREGV is encoded by the coding sequence GTGGCAGAGCGAACTCCCGCGGTTCAGTTTCTTTCGATCGACGGAAAATTCGCTCCGAACGAGGCGGCCGAGCAATACCTGCCCTACCTCGCCCATCTGACCGAGAGTGATCACCAGCAGTTCTATCGCGACATGGCGATCACTCGCCGGTTCGACGAAGAGTGCACGAATCTGCAGCGTCAGGGCCAAATGGGTCTGTGGCCGCCGAGTCACGGGCAGGAGGCCGCGCAGGTCGGCTCGGCTCGCGCAGCACGATCTCAAGACGTGCTGTTTCCGACCTACCGCGAGCACGCCGTCGCGCTGGTTCGCGGCGTCGACATTCTCGACATCGTGCAAGTGATGCGCGGCACCAGCCTGGGCGGCTGGAACCCGAACGACCCGAAGAACGGCAATTTTCGCAACTACACGCTCGTCATCGGGTCGCAGACGCTGCACGCCACCGGCTACGCGATGGGTGTCGCTTTCGACGGCGCGGTCGGTACGGGCGACCCTGAGGTCGACACCGCGGTCATGGTCTATTTCGGGGACGGCTCGACGAGTCAGGGCGACGTGAGCGAATCGTTCGTCTTCGCGGCGTCGAACCAGACGCCGCAGGTGTTCTTCTTGCAGAACAATCAGTGGGCGATCTCGGTGCCGGTCTCGACTCAGTCGCGCATACCCCTCTATTTGCGCGCACAGGGGTTCGGAATCCCGAGCGTGCAGATCGACGGCAACGATGTGCTGGCCAGCTATGCCGCCAGCAAGAAGCACCTCGACGAGGCGCGCTCGGGCGAGGGGCCGGCCATGATCGAGGCGCTGACGTATCGCATCGGTGCACACACCACGTCAGACGACCCCACTCGTTACCAGACGCCCGAGCAACTGGCGCATTGGGTCGCGCGTGATCCGATCATCCGCTTCGAGAGCTACCTGCGCTCGCAGGGTGCGCCCGAGCAGTTCTTCGCCGATACCGTCGTCGAAGCGAACGACTTCGCGGCCGATCTGCGGCACCGCACGCTGGCCCTCGAGGCTCCGACGCTGGCGTCGATGTTCGAGAACGTCTATGCCGAGCCGCATCCGCTGACCAGCGATCAGCTCGCCTGGCTCGACGCCTACGAACTCTCGCTTCGAGAGGGAGTCTGA